A stretch of Electrophorus electricus isolate fEleEle1 chromosome 3, fEleEle1.pri, whole genome shotgun sequence DNA encodes these proteins:
- the ccr6a gene encoding C-C chemokine receptor type 6a yields the protein MNSSLNNDSDQDIYGDIEEPCGMEQMFERFGQFLQIYVHSVICIVGFIGNTLVIVTYAFYKRTKSMTDVYLLNMAIADILFVVALPMIIFSEQNGWALGNWSCKLLRGIYSINLYSGILLLACISLDRYLAIVQARRSFRFRSQALVYSYVSCAVVWLLALALALPTFIFYQRYGGMEESFRFSNYYDDNVSAAALLEEEYVCFFRFEENDTARQMKVLVPSSQVAVGFCLPLLIMAFCYSSVLVTLLRAKNFQRHKAVRVVLTVVLVFITCHLPYNATLLYDIVHMFHLKDCAEEERTQLVLVLTESLAYLHCCLNPLLYAFVGVKFRNHFRKILQDAWCLGKKYMGARHMSRPTSDAYLSSRRSEGSACETATSFTM from the coding sequence atgaattcCTCCTTGAATAATGACAGTGATCAAGACATATATGGAGATATAGAGGAGCCATGTGGGATGGAGCAAATGTTTGAACGTTTCGGGCAGTTCCTCCAGATCTACGTACACTCTGTCATCTGCATTGTGGGCTTCATTGGCAACACCCTCGTCATCGTTACGTACGCCTTCTACAAGCGCACCAAGTCCATGACAGACGTGTACCTGTTGAACATGGCCATCGCTGACATCCTGTTCGTGGTGGCCTTGCCCATGATCATCTTCAGCGAGCAGAATGGGTGGGCGCTGGGCAACTGGTCCTGCAAGCTTCTCCGTGGGATCTACAGCATCAACCTGTATAGCGGCATCCTACTGCTGGCCTGCATCAGCCTGGACCGCTACCTGGCCATCGTGCAGGCCCGCCGCTCCTTCAGGTTCCGCTCGCAGGCCCTGGTCTACAGCTATGTAAGCTGTGCTGTGGTCTGGCTCCTGGCTCTGGCCCTGGCCCTGCCCACCTTCATCTTCTACCAGCGCTACGGCGGCATGGAGGAGAGCTTCAGGTTCAGCAACTACTATGACGACAACGTGAGCGCCGCAGCCTTGCTGGAGGAGGAGTACGTGTGCTTCTTCCGCTTCGAGGAGAATGACACGGCGCGGCAGATGAAGGTGCTGGTGCCCAGCTCACAGGTGGCGGTGGGCTTCTGCCTGCCTCTGTTGATCATGGCCTTCTGCTACTCCAGCGTGCTCGTCACGCTGCTGCGCGCTAAGAACTTCCAGAGGCACAAGGCAGTGCGAGTGGTGCTGACCGTGGTGCTGGTCTTCATCACCTGCCACCTGCCCTACAACGCCACGCTGCTCTATGATATCGTGCACATGTTCCACCTGAAGGATTGTGCCGAGGAGGAGAGGACACAGCTGGTGCTGGTGCTCACTGAGAGCCTGGCCTACCTGCACTGCTGCCTCAACCCACTGCTCTACGCTTTCGTCGGGGTCAAGTTCAGAAACCACTTCCGCAAGATCCTACAGGACGCCTGGTGTCTGGGGAAGAAGTACATGGGGGCGCGGCACATGTCACGGCCTACCTCCGATGCCTACCTCTCCTCCCGACGCTCTGAGGGCTCCGCCTGTGAGACCGCCACCTCCTTTACCATGTGA